A part of Neovison vison isolate M4711 chromosome 6, ASM_NN_V1, whole genome shotgun sequence genomic DNA contains:
- the CPN2 gene encoding carboxypeptidase N subunit 2 has protein sequence MLSGAWLCWAGLLLLARPSRPCPTGCDCFIQEVFCSDEGLAAIPPDIPPHATDIIFVETSLTTVGARAFSGSPNLTKVVFLNTQLRHFGPDAFGGLPRLEDLEITGSTFSNLSADAFSNLTSLGEFTLNFNALEALPEGLFQQMHALESLQLQGNRFQSLPGRLFRPLRGLKALNLAQNLLSRLPEELFEPLGSLQTLRLSNNVLSGLPPSVFSQLGCLRELFLDGNAIKELPPGVFAGLFRLEKLWLQRNAIGHLPLSVFSSLGNLTFLNLQGNALQGLPAGLFAPTPGLLGLSLSYNRLEAVSEDAFANLSSLSSLTLSHNALTHLPAGVFRDLQELVRLYLGSNNLTTLHPALFQNLSKLELLSVSRNLLTTLPEGIFDTNYNLFNLALRGNPWQCDCHLAYLFGWLREYSDRLFNMQTYCAGPTYLKGQLLPTLQEEQLVCPVTGNRLGFQAPGSEDGELGGPWDLAAEERAVGSRCTYSNPESTVVLACDGEDRCRWLNVQLSPRPGSAPPALTFNGSQHWDLKSSCGSVRITVAIEARPGGS, from the coding sequence ATGCTGTCCGGAGCCTGGCTGTGCTGGGCCGGCCTCCTGCTCCTGGCCAGGCCCTCCCGGCCCTGCCCTACGGGCTGTGACTGCTTCATCCAGGAGGTGTTCTGCTCTGATGAAGGGCTGGCCGCCATCCCTCCAGACATTCCGCCCCATGCCACAGACATCATCTTTGTAGAGACCTCGCTCACCACGGTGGGAGCCCGGGCCTTCAGCGGCAGCCCCAACCTGACCAAGGTGGTTTTCCTCAACACTCAGCTCCGGCACTTCGGGCCCGACGCCTTCGGGGGGCTGCCCAGGCTGGAGGACCTGGAGATCACCGGCAGTACCTTCTCCAACCTCAGCGCCGACGCCTTCTCCAACCTGACCTCGCTGGGGGAGTTCACCCTCAACTTCAACGCGCTGGAGGCTCTGCCCGAGGGCCTCTTCCAGCAGATGCACGCCCTGGAATCTCTCCAGCTGCAGGGTAACCGGTTCCAGAGCCTGCCCGGGAGGCTCTTCCGGCCTCTGAGAGGGCTGAAAGCCCTCAACCTGGCCCAGAACCTGCTGTCCCGCTTGCCTGAGGAGCTGTTTGAGCCCTTGGGGAGCCTGCAGACCCTGAGGCTGAGCAACAACGTGCTCTCCGGCCTGCCCCCCAGTGTGTTCAGCCAGCTGGGCTGCCTGCGGGAGCTCTTCCTCGACGGCAATGCCATCAAGGAGCTGCCACCAGGAGTGTTTGCGGGGCTCTTCCGGCTGGAGAAGCTGTGGCTGCAGCGCAATGCCATCGGCCACCTACCGCTTTCCGTCTTCTCCTCTCTGGGCAACTTGACCTTCCTGAACCTGCAGGGGAACGCGCTGCAGGGGCTGCCTGCCGGCCTCTTCGCGCCCACCCCGGGCCTGCTCGGCCTGTCTCTGTCCTACAACCGGCTGGAGGCCGTCAGCGAGGACGCCTTTGCCAACCTGTCCAGCCTCAGTTCCCTGACTCTGTCGCACAACGCCCTCACCCATCTCCCCGCCGGCGTCTTCAGGGACCTGCAGGAGCTGGTCAGGCTCTACCTGGGCAGCAACAACCTGACGACCTTGCACCCAGCGCTCTTCCAGAACCTGTCCAAGCTGGAGCTGCTCAGCGTCTCCCGAAACCTCCTGACCACGCTCCCCGAGGGCATCTTCGACACGAACTACAACCTGTTCAACCTGGCCCTGCGCGGCAACCCCTGGCAGTGTGACTGTCACCTGGCCTACCTCTTCGGCTGGCTGCGTGAGTACAGCGACCGGCTCTTCAACATGCAGACCTACTGCGCGGGCCCCACCTACCTGAAGGGCCAGCTCCTGCCCACCTTGCAGGAGGAGCAGCTGGTGTGTCCCGTGACCGGCAACCGTCTGGGCTTCCAGGCCCCAGGGTCAGAGGACGGAGAGCTGGGGGGCCCCTGGGACCTGGCTGCGGAGGAGAGGGCGGTTGGGAGCCGGTGCACCTACAGCAACCCTGAGAGCACCGTGGTGCTTGCCTGTGACGGTGAGGATCGGTGCCGTTGGCTGAATGTCCAGCTGTCCCCCAGGCCGGGGTCAGCCCCCCCGGCACTAACGTTCAATGGCAGCCAGCACTGGGACTTGAAGTCGAGCTGCGGCTCCGTGAGGATCACCGTGGCCATTGAGGCCCGGCCAGGG